From the genome of Bryobacteraceae bacterium:
GTGCGTGGGAACGCAGGAATCCATGTTGCAGGCCATCGGCTCGGTTCGCAAGGGCGGCTATGCGAGCTATGTCGGCGTGCCGCACGGGGTCGAACTCAACGGCGAGACGCTGTTTTACGCCCATGTCCATCTTCACGGCGGTCCCGCGCCGGTGCGCCGTTACCTGCCGGAGTTGATCCGGCTCGTCTGGGACGGGAAGATCAATCCCGGCAAGGTGTTCGATCTGACGCTTCCGCTCGATCAGGTGGCCGAAGGATACCGGGCGATGGATGAGCGCCGCGCCATCAAGACGCTGCTGCGGCCGTAACGGAGGAAGCGATGTGGGATAAGGGCGAGTTGAACACGATTGCGCACACCGACGACCTGCATATCTCGCCGCTCCGCGATGACGGAACAACCTATGGGACGACCGCCGGCCTCACGAAGGAAGTGGCGTTCGAGCCGGCCGGCGGGACCGTCAACGAACGCATCGACGAGGCGTACCGAGCCAAATACCAGGGCAGCCCGTATTTGAGCGCGATGATCGGGCCGCGCGCCCGCGCGGCCACGGCGAAGGTGCTGCCGCGAACCAACAGGCAAGGCTGAA
Proteins encoded in this window:
- a CDS encoding DUF2255 family protein, translating into MWDKGELNTIAHTDDLHISPLRDDGTTYGTTAGLTKEVAFEPAGGTVNERIDEAYRAKYQGSPYLSAMIGPRARAATAKVLPRTNRQG